In the Clostridia bacterium genome, TGATCCTGAGATCGCGCGCTACCAAGCCGTAGTGACCCAGCCGGATATTGTACTCAAGGTGGCCAATGCAGCCAAGCAGGGTAGGTTTCTTTTCTTTAACCACTGGTGGGCTGAACTAGGAGACCCGCCGGACTGGTTTATCAATCCCGTAACCGGGATCAGATTCCCCAATACAGCCCATTGGTCGCAGATTCCAGACCTATCTCCTGAACTGGGTGATATCAAGTATGTCTGGGAGCCTTCGCGCCACGCTCAGGTCTACTATTACGCTCGCGCCTATGCGTTAACGGGCGATCAGGAGTACCCTGAGGCCTTTTGGAGGCAGTTTGAACATTGGGTCGCGAGCAATCCGGCGGAGTTAGGGCCAAATTGGCGGTGCGGCCAGGAGATTGCGCTACGCAGTCTCGCCTGGATCTTTGGCCTATTTGCGTTCCGGAGCGATCCCGCTACCACAGTGCGCCGGATTGCGTTGATGCTCCAGTACCTGTGGTATCAGGCGCTGCACATCGAAAAGATCCACTGGTATGCGGCTCGTTGCGTTCGAAACAACCATGCCATCAGTGAAGCAGCAGGGCTGTTTACCATCGGCACTCTTTTCCCGTTTCTACCAGGTGCGAAAAGGTGGCAGGCGAAGGGGTTGCGTTTTCTCACCAAAGAAGCTATGTGGCAGATCTACGAAGATGGAACTTATGTCCAGCACTCGATGAATTACGCCAGGCTGGTTGTTCAGCTGTTCACATGGTGCCTACGAGTGGGACAAATAAACGGTGTTGAGCTTCCCGACCCCTTGCGGA is a window encoding:
- a CDS encoding alginate lyase family protein, with the protein product MGIHGAYELISEMGISWFIWRSLYELELRTGILRRRFPPTDPGKALAQSVGVPLDKLDSFLFERWANNEARFFLDPEIARYQAVVTQPDIVLKVANAAKQGRFLFFNHWWAELGDPPDWFINPVTGIRFPNTAHWSQIPDLSPELGDIKYVWEPSRHAQVYYYARAYALTGDQEYPEAFWRQFEHWVASNPAELGPNWRCGQEIALRSLAWIFGLFAFRSDPATTVRRIALMLQYLWYQALHIEKIHWYAARCVRNNHAISEAAGLFTIGTLFPFLPGAKRWQAKGLRFLTKEAMWQIYEDGTYVQHSMNYARLVVQLFTWCLRVGQINGVELPDPLRKRLQQLVSFLVSVQDARTGRVPNYGSNDGALVFPLSSCDYLDYRPALNALNLALTGKKLYEAGPWDEEAAWFCGPNLAEPGPTSRGAGDQSGVTSTLPKVAIEQTGTGDRPQQVGRGQAFPVGGYYVLHGPA